The genomic region GACATTGGCCCGGTTGCGCTGTCGAAGGCGGGACGGCGCAAAGCCTTCCTGCTGATTGCGGCGGCGACGACGATCTCGACCTTCATTACCTTCGGCATCTCGCCATCGCTGCTCGAAATCTTCCGCCAGTCCGGCGCTTCGCCGGCCTTCGCGCTGCAGCTCGGCGCGGCACGCGGCGTGCTCGGCATCTCGGCGCGTTTCCTCGACATGCTGCTCGGCCGGCGCGGCAACCCCATGCTGAGCGCGGTCATGGGCATCGGCTTGATGATGGTCAGTTTCCCGATCATGCTGGTCGCCGGTTCGTCGACACCGCTGCTCGTCACCTTCGTTCTGCTCTACGGCTTCGGCGCCGGCGTCATGACCGTCGCCCGCGCGCTTCTGCCGCTTGCCTTGTTTTCACCTGCCGAATACGGCCTGCAATCGGCCCGGCTGTCGCTGCCGCAAAACCTCGCCAACGCCATCGCTCCAGTCATCTTCACCGCCATCCTCGACCGCGCCGGCGCCGGGCCGGCCCTCATCGCCTGCGCCGTTCTCGCGGCCTTGTCGCTGACCTTCGTGCTGATATTGATGGCGATGGTGCGCGGCGCCCACGCATCGCAACCGCGGCCGGCCATCTCGTGACCAACTCAGCCATTCTTAATATGTTTTGATTATCATCGGCATCAGGACGAGAGCAGCTTTCCGTCCGCGCACCGCGACTGCTGCGGCCACCTGACCATGGGCGCGCATCCGCTTTTGACGAATCTTTTGAATCGCTTGCAACGGCCTTTTCGAAAGTTGAGTCCGGCGGCTCAGAAGTTGAGCAAGCTTTGAAGCGATTTCACTTCGGAAAACCCGTCATCAATTTGAAATTTCAATGGAATGCGGCGGCAGCCGAATGTTTGCGGAATTCAGAGCGGCCGCGTCACCGCCGTGCGGCTGTCGTAATCGGCGGCGATGCGCTTTTCCCGGAGCGGCCGCACGCGATCGATCGAGAGCTGATAATCCGGATGGGCCTTGTAGGCGGCAAGGGCCGCCTCGTCGTCGAATTCGCCATAGACCACGAGATCGATCTCGGTGCCTAGCTGATCGGTCTTCACATTGGTGCCGATCTCCAGCAGCCGCGCATGCGGGATGGCAGTCAGGATAGAAAGCCCTGCCCTCACTTCCTCCAGATGTTCCTCCTGCACGGTGAAGAAGACGATATGGCGGATCACGCGGAAGCTCCTGTCAGACTTTAGAGGTTGGCCGGGCGATAACACGCGAGCCCCAGGCCTTCAACCGCGCGATCATCCCATGCGCAGCATTGGGACGCATCGCCGCATGGAAGGTCACGGCATAAGCCGCAAGCTTTTCCGCCCGGTCGGTGCCGTTGACGATACGCCGCGCGTTCACCCAGTCCTCGGTCGCCTCGTTCAGGTGATCGGCAAGCTTGTGGCCGGTAAAGCTGCCTTGCAGCATGCCGTCGATCAGGATCGTCACCGCCGCATCCATCTCCATCGCCCGGTCGGGATCGGCAACGAGGTCGATGCCGGTCAGCGTACTCATCGCCTCGTAGTTCCGCTTATGGGTGAGCTGCACCAGGCCGCGCCCGAGCCAGCAGCGGCCATCTTCATCCGGCCGCCAGTAGGGCGTCTTCACCCAGGAAAGCCGGCCGGCGGCAAAGGCCGTTTCCAGGATCTCGACGGCGCGGGCATCGCTTTGCGCCAGGGTCTCGCGAACCGGCTGCATCGTATAGGCGGTCTCGTGATAGGCGGTTGCGAGGATATAGGCGAGCCACCGCCGGTCGGCATGGGAAAACCGCTCTTCCCAGGCGTCGAGAATCGCCGTGATGCCCACCACCTGAGGATGTGTCATCTCTCCCTTGAAGAGTTCGCTCCGCACCGCATCGAAAAAGAAACTTCGGTCCATGTGGACAACCATTCCGCGCTTCCCAGAAATATGATGGTTAAAACCGCCTTAATCGATTAAAATCCATTTAATCGTTTAAAGTCTTTAAGCCACTGATTTACACACCTTTTATCTTGTGCAATGCATCTTCTTGCCCTGAAGCCTTGCCGCGAAAAGAGGAGACTTCCGATGCAGACGCCCGCCACTCCGCAAACCACCATTCCCCAGCACCTCGTAGACCAGATGGAAAACGAATGGCGCCAGATTCGCCTTGAACGGGAAAATCCGCGCCCGGCCCAGCAGCCTCAACAGCAACGCTGAGAGATACAGGCAAAGCGGCGCGGATGTAAGGCCAGCCCTCATCGCGTCGCAGCCTCAAACCGCTTCGCCAGCGTTTCCAGCGAGCGGATAAAGATCATTTCGTCTCCCAGCGCCCGCGCCAACACCAGCGCGCCTTGAATGCCGGCGACGCCCTCCTCCGCGAGCGCTTGCGCCTCTTCGTCAGAATAGCCTGCCCGGCTCAACGCCGAACGCAAGGCGCCGATCCAGCGGATGAAATAGTCGCCGATCGCCGCCGAAAACCGTTCCCTCGTGTCGGCAAGGGCGAAGGCGCCGACGAGGCAGATGCGGCGGCCGGATCTGAAATAATCATTCACATTGACCCACATCGCCGCGATCGCCTGACGGGCGTCATCCTGTCTCAGCGGCCGATAGATCGCCTGCTCGAACCAGGCGTCGATTTCGGCAAGCACGGCGTTAGCCATCTCCTCCTTGCCGCCGGGAAAGAAGTGGTAAAGGCTCCCCTTGCCGAGGCCGGTGCGTTCGGTGATGCGGCTGAGAGACGTCCCCTCATAGCCGAGTTCGCGGAAGATTTCCGCCAGCAGCGGCACGATGTCGGCGCGTTCGTAGACGGTCTTCACCGGCGGAGTTTCCTTGGCCTCGCTTGCGTCAAAGGCCAAGCTCGGTCAGGCCGGGATGATCGTCCGGCCGCCGGCCGAGTGGCCAGTGGTACTTGCGCTCCGATTCTCGGATCGGCAGGTCGTTGATGCAGGCGAAGCGGCGCTGCATCAGGCCGGCGGCATCGAATTCCCAGTTCTCGTTGCCATAGGAGCGGAACCAGTTGCCGCTGTCATCGTGCCATTCATAGGCGAAGCGCACGGCGATGCGATCATCGGTGAAGGCCCAGATCTCCTTGATCAGCCGGTAATCCAGCTCCCTGGCCCATTTGCGGGTGAGGAAGGCGACGATCTCGGCACGGCCGTTGACGAACTCAGCGCGGTTCCGCCAGCGGCTGTCCGGCGTATAGACGTGCGAGACGCGCTCGGGATCGCGGCTGTTCCAGCCGTCCTCGGCAAGACGGACTTTCCGGGTGGCGGTCTCAAGGGTGAAGGGTGGGATGAGGCTGGACATTGGCGCTCCTGTACTGAACGGCAATCATTGTACCGATCGGTACAATGATTGCAAGATGGCCGAGGCGGCGTTCTGCCTTGGAAGTCGAGAGGCAGCCAAGCGGCCCCCTCAGCCGCGGGAACGGCGCAGCAGATCGGTGTTCTCCTTGCTCCATCGCAGCGGCAGGGCATCCGGGCGAAGCACGATCTCTGCGGGCGTGAAACGCCACAGCCTCTCCGCGTTTTGAAAGGCGGTGATGTCGGGCGAATCCAGCAATACCTCGACCGTTCCTGCCATCTGCAGCATGTCGCCGGTTTCGAAATCGATGAAGACCAGCCCGGCCTTCGGGTTGACCAGGAAATTGCCGAGAGTGTTGAAGAACCGATTGCCGGAAAAATCGGGAATGGTGAGGACGCCGTCGGCACCGAGATGCACGAAGCCGGCATATCCGCCGCGGTGCGACACGTCCACCTGCCGCTCGCCATGGTCGCGGTCGACATAGGAGGCGACGAAGAAGGTATCGGCGTCCTCGATCATCCCACGCATGCGATCGTCGAGTTGAGCGGAATGCAGCGGCGCCGCCGTTGTCGGTCTGTCGGGATCGCGGACAAAGACGGAAGAGCGCGGCTGGATATATTGCGGGCAATTGCCGAAGCTCTGGCCGACGCGCAGGCGGAAAGCTTCGGCATCCGTTCTGCGGATGACGCCGTTCAGCCGGTTGCGCCGCCGGGTCTCGAGCTGGATGCCGAGCATGGCGATCGCGTCGCCATCCTCCATGCCGGCATCGGCGGGATCCGCCGGGTCGCGCGGCAAATCGACATCGAGGACCTCCGGATCGGGCGAGGACATGAAGCCCGGTCGCCCAGCCCGCACCGTCGCCCAGACATCGCCGTTGGCATCGACGGCGCCGAGCACGAGGAAAGGCAGCATCGGAAAGAAAGCGCGGTGCTGCTCCGGCATTGCCTTGCGGACGAAATTGCGCCCGGGCCCATCCATGCGTTCGACAACGCCGACGCTGCGCTGCATGACGAGTTCACCCCGATGCCAGGGTGACGTCGCGTCCTGTCTTATCTGCTCCGGCATGACGGCCTCCTTATGAGTACCATTTGGAAGACCGGGACGGTGATCCGTCCCGGCGCAGTCTCAGGCGGCAAGGCCGATCTTCGTCTTGCGAAAGCCGACGAAACCCGGCAGCGCCTCGATGCGCGCAAGCCAGGCGCGGACGTTTGGATAGGCCGAGATGTCGACATTGCCCTCCGGCGCATTGGCGATGTAGCTGTAGAGCGCAACGTCGGCGATCACCGGATCGTCGCCGAGCAGGAAGCTGCGGCCGGAAAGCTCCGCCTCGATCAGCGCGAGAACGCGGTGCGCCCGGGCGATCACTTCGTCGGCGCGGAAATCGGCGCCGAAAACCGTGACCAGGCGGGCAGCGCACGGCCCATACGCAATCTCGCCCGCAGCGACCGACAGCCATTTCTGCACCCGCGCTGCGGCCAAGGCCCCTTCCGGCAGCCAATCGGTACGGCCATATTTGCGCGCGAGATAGACGAGGATGGCAGCGGAATCGGCAATGACCGTGCCGTCGTCGTCGAGCACGGGCACCTGGCCGAAGGGATTGAGCTTCAGAAACTCCGGCGCCTTGTGGGCGCCCGCCGCCAAGTCGACCTCGACCAGTTCATAGGGCACGCCGAGCAGCGATAGAAACAGGTGAGCCCGGTGGGCATGGCCGGAAAGCGGGTGATGGTAGAGTTTCATGATGGTTTCCTTTGGTCTTCCCGAACGACGGGCTTGATGATGGCCTCTTGACCATCTGCGGGTAATTTATTGCCTTCCATCTGATTGCAGTAGAATGCTAATATGGAAGGTATATTCCCAATTTTCGGAAGGATAGAATGGACCGCCTCGATGCCATGACCGTGCTTCTTGCCGTTGTCGAACAGGGCAGCCTGTCGGCCGCCTCCCGGCATTTGCGCTCGCCGCTGGCAACCGTCAGCCGCAGGGTTTCCGAACTGGAAGCCCATCTGAACGCCCGGTTGCTGCAGAGAAGCAACCGGAAGATCACGCTGACCGAGGCCGGCCGCTCCTATGTGGAGGCGGCCCGGGAAATTCTCGATCGGGTGGAAGAAGCGGAACGGGCGGCGGCCGGCGAATACAGTGTGCCGAAGGGCGAGTTGACGATGACCGCGCCGATCGTCTTCGGGCGGCTGCATGTGCTGCCCGTCGTGGTGGATTTCCTCAAAGCCTATCCCGATATCAATCTGCGGCTGATGCTTGGCGACCGGCTGTCGAACCTCGTCGAGGATCATATCGATGTGGCGCTCCGGATCGGCAATCTGCCGGACAGCAACCTGATCGCCGTCAGGCTCGGCGCGATCCGCCGGACCGCCTATGCCAGCCCGGATTATCTGACGCGGCATGTCACGCCTCGGCATCCGGGCGATCTTTCAGCGCATGCCTGCATCACCTTCGAGAGCATGGCCTCGACGCTGAGCTGGACATTCACTGAGGGAAAACGCGATCTCACCGTGCCGATCCGTTCACGGCTTGCCGTCAACACCGCCGAGGCGGCGGTCGATGCCGCGGTCGCCGGCCTCGGCATCACCCGGGTCCTGTCCTACCAGGCCGCCCGCGCCGAGATGGCCGGGCTGCTCACGCCGCTGCTTGTCGATTTCGAACCGCCGCCGGTACCGGTGCATCTCGTCTATCCCGCGCAGGGATTGGTGCCCCTGAAATTGCGGGCGTTCATCGATTTCGCGACGCCACGCCTGCGCGCGACGCTCAACAGATCTCAGGCCAGTCTGCCCTCTTCCGCCTTGTAGAAATACTGGCTGGCGACCAGCCAGCCCTTCAGCGGCCTGAGCGGCGGAATGCAGGTGGCGAGCATGAAGGGGCCGGTGACCAGAAGCTGCACCCAGATCGGCGCGGTAAACGCCACCTCCAGCCAGACGCCGAGCAGCACGCTCGGTATGCAGGCAAAGCAGATGACGAAAAAAGCCGGACCGTCGGCCGGATCAGCAAAGGAATAATCGAGGCCGCAGGCCTCGCATTCCGGCTGCAAGGTCAGGAAACCCTTGAACATATGGCCCTGGCCGCAGCGCGGGCAGCGCCCCCTGATGCCGGTCTGCAGCGGAGGAAGCGGGGGATATTCGGTCTCCATGATGATCACACCTTATTCTGCGCGGGCATCAAACCAATCAATGCCCAACATTGAATGCATTCAATATAAATACATTGCCGGGACATTGCCAGTCAACTCGTCAGAATGCCGCAGATGTCGGCAGGGCGGCCGACCGCAGATCGTGCAGGACATTATTTGAAGGAGACGCAAGGACCGACAGCTTGGCTGAAAGGCTCAGCTGCGGCGTTACCGGGTCAGAAGAACGAGGCGGCCATTTCCGGCGGCCCCTCAAGCGCATGGGCCATGAATTCCAGCGCGCCCTGCAGTTTCTCCCGGGTGATTGGTCCGCCGAGGCAGACCCGCACGGCCTCGGGTGCGGCACCCTCGACCGTGAAGGCATCACTTGCCACGACGCCGATGCCGGCGGAGCGCATGTGGCTGCCGAAGGTAGAGCGGGTCCAGCCGTTGGCGAGCGGCAGCCA from Rhizobium sp. BT03 harbors:
- a CDS encoding MFS transporter; its protein translation is MPNSFRFRSAQTVTVLAITQVIGWGTTFDMLGVMGRIVAPALGLPNEVVFAGLTIMMMISAFVGPATGRWLARYGAARVLSASSLIFALGLLLLSAANGIMLYAAAWVVIGIGGACGLSAPAYTAVVEREGANGKRVIAILMLFTGLSSTVFWPILSLLNETVGWRITFLLCAGLQFFVCLPLHLFALPKPIVTHIESGAADIGPVALSKAGRRKAFLLIAAATTISTFITFGISPSLLEIFRQSGASPAFALQLGAARGVLGISARFLDMLLGRRGNPMLSAVMGIGLMMVSFPIMLVAGSSTPLLVTFVLLYGFGAGVMTVARALLPLALFSPAEYGLQSARLSLPQNLANAIAPVIFTAILDRAGAGPALIACAVLAALSLTFVLILMAMVRGAHASQPRPAIS
- a CDS encoding Dabb family protein; translated protein: MIRHIVFFTVQEEHLEEVRAGLSILTAIPHARLLEIGTNVKTDQLGTEIDLVVYGEFDDEAALAAYKAHPDYQLSIDRVRPLREKRIAADYDSRTAVTRPL
- a CDS encoding TetR/AcrR family transcriptional regulator, yielding MKTVYERADIVPLLAEIFRELGYEGTSLSRITERTGLGKGSLYHFFPGGKEEMANAVLAEIDAWFEQAIYRPLRQDDARQAIAAMWVNVNDYFRSGRRICLVGAFALADTRERFSAAIGDYFIRWIGALRSALSRAGYSDEEAQALAEEGVAGIQGALVLARALGDEMIFIRSLETLAKRFEAATR
- a CDS encoding nuclear transport factor 2 family protein, whose product is MSSLIPPFTLETATRKVRLAEDGWNSRDPERVSHVYTPDSRWRNRAEFVNGRAEIVAFLTRKWARELDYRLIKEIWAFTDDRIAVRFAYEWHDDSGNWFRSYGNENWEFDAAGLMQRRFACINDLPIRESERKYHWPLGRRPDDHPGLTELGL
- a CDS encoding pyridoxamine 5'-phosphate oxidase family protein, giving the protein MPEQIRQDATSPWHRGELVMQRSVGVVERMDGPGRNFVRKAMPEQHRAFFPMLPFLVLGAVDANGDVWATVRAGRPGFMSSPDPEVLDVDLPRDPADPADAGMEDGDAIAMLGIQLETRRRNRLNGVIRRTDAEAFRLRVGQSFGNCPQYIQPRSSVFVRDPDRPTTAAPLHSAQLDDRMRGMIEDADTFFVASYVDRDHGERQVDVSHRGGYAGFVHLGADGVLTIPDFSGNRFFNTLGNFLVNPKAGLVFIDFETGDMLQMAGTVEVLLDSPDITAFQNAERLWRFTPAEIVLRPDALPLRWSKENTDLLRRSRG
- a CDS encoding glutathione S-transferase family protein, which codes for MKLYHHPLSGHAHRAHLFLSLLGVPYELVEVDLAAGAHKAPEFLKLNPFGQVPVLDDDGTVIADSAAILVYLARKYGRTDWLPEGALAAARVQKWLSVAAGEIAYGPCAARLVTVFGADFRADEVIARAHRVLALIEAELSGRSFLLGDDPVIADVALYSYIANAPEGNVDISAYPNVRAWLARIEALPGFVGFRKTKIGLAA
- a CDS encoding LysR family transcriptional regulator, which produces MDRLDAMTVLLAVVEQGSLSAASRHLRSPLATVSRRVSELEAHLNARLLQRSNRKITLTEAGRSYVEAAREILDRVEEAERAAAGEYSVPKGELTMTAPIVFGRLHVLPVVVDFLKAYPDINLRLMLGDRLSNLVEDHIDVALRIGNLPDSNLIAVRLGAIRRTAYASPDYLTRHVTPRHPGDLSAHACITFESMASTLSWTFTEGKRDLTVPIRSRLAVNTAEAAVDAAVAGLGITRVLSYQAARAEMAGLLTPLLVDFEPPPVPVHLVYPAQGLVPLKLRAFIDFATPRLRATLNRSQASLPSSAL
- a CDS encoding DUF983 domain-containing protein, with amino-acid sequence METEYPPLPPLQTGIRGRCPRCGQGHMFKGFLTLQPECEACGLDYSFADPADGPAFFVICFACIPSVLLGVWLEVAFTAPIWVQLLVTGPFMLATCIPPLRPLKGWLVASQYFYKAEEGRLA